One genomic segment of Odocoileus virginianus isolate 20LAN1187 ecotype Illinois chromosome 33, Ovbor_1.2, whole genome shotgun sequence includes these proteins:
- the UFSP1 gene encoding ufm1-specific protease 1 has protein sequence MGDKPPGFRGSQSWIGCVEASLCLDHFGGPQGRLCHVPRGAGLQGELERLYSHFAGGGGPVMVGGDADAQSKALLGVCLGPGTEAYVLVLDPHCWGAPKNPSELQAAGWVGWQEVSTAFDPHSFYNLCMTSCNSKEQNRALD, from the coding sequence GGCTCTCAGAGCTGGATTGGCTGTGTAGAAGCCAGCCTCTGCCTGGACCACTTTGGGGGGCCCCAAGGGCGGCTGTGTCACGTTCCCCGTGGAGCAGGGCTTCAGGGGGAACTGGAGAGGCTGTATTCCCACttcgcggggggcggggggcctgTAATGGTTGGTGGGGATGCAGATGCCCAGTCCAAGGCCTTGCTGGGAGTATGCCTGGGCCCAGGAACCGAAGCCTATGTCCTGGTGTTGGACCCTCACTGCTGGGGTGCTCCGAAGAACCCCAGTGAACTACAGGCTGCTGGTTGGGTGGGCTGGCAAGAGGTAAGCACAGCCTTTGACCCCCACTCCTTCTACAACCTGTGCATGACCAGCTGTAACTCCAAAGAGCAGAACCGCGCCTTGGACTAA
- the SRRT gene encoding serrate RNA effector molecule homolog isoform X2, protein MGDSDDEYDRRRRDKFRRERSDYDRSRERDERRRGDDWNDREWDRGRERRSRGEYRDYDRNRRERFSPPRHELSPPQKRMRRDWDEHSSDPYHSGYEMPYAGGGGGPAYGPPQPWGHPDVHIVQHPVLPIQARLGSIAEIDLGVPPPVMKTFKEFLLSLDDAVDETEAVKRYNDYKLDFRRQQMQDFFLAHKDEEWFRSKYHPDEVGKRRQEARGALQNRLRVFLSLMESGWFDSLLLDIDKADAIVKMLDAAVIKMEGGTENDLRILEQEEEEEQAGKPGEPSKKEEGRVGPGLGDGERKANEKDDKREDGKQAENDGSSDDKTKKSEGDGDKDEKKEDSEKEAKKSSKKRNRKHSGDDSFDEGSVSESESESESGQAEEEKEEADETLKEKEKPKEEEREKPKDAPGLECKPRPLHKTCSLFMRNIAPNISRAEIISLCKRYPGFMRVALSEPQPERRFFRRGWVTFDRSVNIKEICWNLQNIRLRECELSPGVNRDLTRRVRNINGITQHKQIVRNDIKLAAKLVHTLDDRTQLWAPEPGTPALPASLPSQNPILKNITDYLIEEVSAEEEELLGSSGGAPPEEPPKEGNPAEINVERDEKLIKVLDKLLLYLRIVHSLDYYNTCEYPNEDEMPNRCGIIHVRGPMPPNRISHGEVLEWQKTFEEKLTPLLSVRESLSEEEAQKMGRKDPEQEVEKFVTSNTQELGKDKWLCPLSGKKFKGPEFVRKHIFNKHAEKIEEVKKEVAFFNNFLTDAKRPALPEIKPAQPPGPAQSLTPGLPYPHQTPQGLMPYGQPRPPILGYGAGAVRPAVPTGGPPYPHAPYGAGRGNYDAFRGQGGYPGKPRNRMVRGDPRAIVEYRDLDAPDDVDFF, encoded by the exons ATGGGTGACAGTGATGACGAGTATGATCGAAGGCGCAGGGACAAGTTTAGACGAGAGCGCAGCGACTACGACCGTTCCCGGGAGAGAGATGAAAGACGTCGAGGGGATGATTGGAATGACCG AGAGTGGGACCGTGGCCGGGAGCGCCGCAGTCGGGGCGAATATCGTGACTATGATCGGAATCGGCGAGAGCGCTTCTCCCCTCCCCGGCATGAGCTCAGCCCCCCGCAGAAGCGCATGCGGCGAGACTG GGATGAGCACAGCTCTGACCCATACCACAGTGGCTATGAGATGCCCTatgctggggggggtgggggcccagCTTATGGCCCCCCTCAGCCCTGGGGCCACCCAGACGTCCACATCGTGCAGCACCCTGTTCTGCCTATCCAGGCCAG GCTGGGCAGCATAGCAGAGATCGACTTGGGCGTGCCGCCCCCCGTGATGAAGACCTTCAAGGAGTTCCTGCTGTCCCTGGATGACGCTGTGGACGAGACTGAGGCGGTCAAGCGCTACAACGACTACAAGCTGGACTTCCGGAGGCAGCAGATGCAAGACTTCTTCCTGGCTCATAAGGATGAGGAGTG GTTTCGGTCTAAGTACCACCCAGATGAGGTGGGGAAGCGTCGGCAGGAGGCCCGAGGGGCCCTGCAAAACCGACTAAGGGTGTTCCTGTCCCTCATGGAGAGTGGCTGGTTTGATAGTCTTCTGTTGGACATAGACAAAGCTGACGCCATTGTCAAGATGCTGGATGCAG CTGTGATTAAGATGGAAGGAGGCACAGAGAATGATCTGCGGAtcctggagcaggaggaggaggaggaacaggcAGGAAAGCCTGGGGAGCCCAGCAAGAAAGAGGAAGGCCGGGTCGGACCCGGCCTGGGCGATGGAGAGCGCAAGGCCAACGAAAAGGACGACAAGAGAGAAGACGGCAAGCAG GCTGAAAATGATGGTTCCAGTGATGACAAAACCAAGAAGTCTGAAGGCGATGGGGACAAAGACGAGAAGAAGGAAGACTCCGAGAAAGAAGCCAAAAAG AGCAGCAAGAAGCGGAACAGGAAGCACAGTGGCGATGACAGCTTTGACGAAGGCAGTGTGTCCGAGTCGGAGTCAGAGTCTGAGAGTGGCCAGGccgaggaggagaaggaggaggctg ATGAAACACTCAAGGAAAAGGAGAAGCccaaggaagaagagagggagaagccTAAGGACGCCCCTGGGCTGGAATGCAAACCCCGACCCTTGCATAAGACGTGCTCTCTCTTCATGCGCAACATCGCTCCCAACATCTCCCGGGCTGAGATCATTTCT CTTTGTAAACGATATCCAGGCTTTATGCGTGTGGCATTATCGGAGCCCCAGCcggagaggag GTTTTTCCGCCGTGGTTGGGTGACCTTTGACCGCAGCGTGAACATTAAGGAGATCTGTTGGAACCTGCAGAATATCCGA CTCCGGGAGTGTGAGCTGAGCCCAGGTGTGAACAGAGACCTGACTCGTCGCGTCCGCAACATCAATGGTATCACCCAGCACAAGCAGATCGTGCGCAACGACATCAAGCTGGCAGCCAAGCTGGTCCACACACTGGATGACAGGACCCAGCTCTGGGCCCCGGAACCCGGGACACCTGCCCTGCCGGCG AGTCTGCCCTCGCAGAACCCGATCTTGAAGAATATCACTGACTACCTGATTGAGGAGGTGAGCGCTGAAGAAGAGGAGCTGCTGGGGAGCAGTGGGGGGGCCCCTCCCGAGGAGCCTCCGAAGGAAGGGAATCCTGCAGAGATCAACGTGGAGCGGGATGAGAAGCTAATCAAG GTATTGGACAAACTCCTCCTTTATTTGCGCATCGTGCATTCCCTGGATTATTATAACACATGCGAGTACCCCAATGAGGATGAAATGCCCAACCGTTGTGGCATCATCCACGTTCGGGGGCCTATGCCACCCAACCGCATCAGTCACGGGGAAG TCCTAGAGTGGCAGAAGACATTTGAGGAGAAACTGACTCCGCTGCTGAGTGTGCGAGAATCTCTTTCAGAGGAAGAGGCCCAGAAGATGGGTCGCAAAGACCCTGAACAGGAAGTGGAAAAGTTTGTGACCTCCAACACCCAGGAACTGGGCAAGGATAAGTGGCTATGCCCTCTCAGTGGCAAGAAATTCAAG GGCCCCGAGTTTGTACGTAAACATATCTTCAATAAGCATGCAGAAAAGATTGAGGAAGTAAAGAAGGAAGTGGCCTTTTTTAACAACTTTCTCACTGATGCCAAGCGCCCTGCTCTGCCCGAGATCAAGCCGGCTCAGCCACCAGGCCCTGCCCAGA GTCTGACTCCGGGACTTCCCTACCCACACCAGACTCCCCAGGGCCTGATGCCCTATGGTCAGCCCAGGCCCCCCATCTTGGGCTATGGAG CTGGTGCTGTTCGCCCTGCAGTCCCTACAGGAGGACCCCCATACCCCCATGCTCCCTATGGTGCTGGCCGAGGGAACTATGATGCCTTCCGAGGCCAGGGAGGTTACCCTGGGAAACCTCGAAACAG GATGGTCCGTGGAGACCCACGGGCCATTGTGGAATACCGTGACCTGGATGCTCCAGATGATGTTGACTTCTTTTGA
- the SRRT gene encoding serrate RNA effector molecule homolog isoform X1 — protein sequence MGDSDDEYDRRRRDKFRRERSDYDRSRERDERRRGDDWNDREWDRGRERRSRGEYRDYDRNRRERFSPPRHELSPPQKRMRRDWDEHSSDPYHSGYEMPYAGGGGGPAYGPPQPWGHPDVHIVQHPVLPIQARLGSIAEIDLGVPPPVMKTFKEFLLSLDDAVDETEAVKRYNDYKLDFRRQQMQDFFLAHKDEEWFRSKYHPDEVGKRRQEARGALQNRLRVFLSLMESGWFDSLLLDIDKADAIVKMLDAAVIKMEGGTENDLRILEQEEEEEQAGKPGEPSKKEEGRVGPGLGDGERKANEKDDKREDGKQAENDGSSDDKTKKSEGDGDKDEKKEDSEKEAKKSSKKRNRKHSGDDSFDEGSVSESESESESGQAEEEKEEADETLKEKEKPKEEEREKPKDAPGLECKPRPLHKTCSLFMRNIAPNISRAEIISLCKRYPGFMRVALSEPQPERRFFRRGWVTFDRSVNIKEICWNLQNIRLRECELSPGVNRDLTRRVRNINGITQHKQIVRNDIKLAAKLVHTLDDRTQLWAPEPGTPALPASLPSQNPILKNITDYLIEEVSAEEEELLGSSGGAPPEEPPKEGNPAEINVERDEKLIKVLDKLLLYLRIVHSLDYYNTCEYPNEDEMPNRCGIIHVRGPMPPNRISHGEVLEWQKTFEEKLTPLLSVRESLSEEEAQKMGRKDPEQEVEKFVTSNTQELGKDKWLCPLSGKKFKGPEFVRKHIFNKHAEKIEEVKKEVAFFNNFLTDAKRPALPEIKPAQPPGPAQILPPGLTPGLPYPHQTPQGLMPYGQPRPPILGYGAGAVRPAVPTGGPPYPHAPYGAGRGNYDAFRGQGGYPGKPRNRMVRGDPRAIVEYRDLDAPDDVDFF from the exons ATGGGTGACAGTGATGACGAGTATGATCGAAGGCGCAGGGACAAGTTTAGACGAGAGCGCAGCGACTACGACCGTTCCCGGGAGAGAGATGAAAGACGTCGAGGGGATGATTGGAATGACCG AGAGTGGGACCGTGGCCGGGAGCGCCGCAGTCGGGGCGAATATCGTGACTATGATCGGAATCGGCGAGAGCGCTTCTCCCCTCCCCGGCATGAGCTCAGCCCCCCGCAGAAGCGCATGCGGCGAGACTG GGATGAGCACAGCTCTGACCCATACCACAGTGGCTATGAGATGCCCTatgctggggggggtgggggcccagCTTATGGCCCCCCTCAGCCCTGGGGCCACCCAGACGTCCACATCGTGCAGCACCCTGTTCTGCCTATCCAGGCCAG GCTGGGCAGCATAGCAGAGATCGACTTGGGCGTGCCGCCCCCCGTGATGAAGACCTTCAAGGAGTTCCTGCTGTCCCTGGATGACGCTGTGGACGAGACTGAGGCGGTCAAGCGCTACAACGACTACAAGCTGGACTTCCGGAGGCAGCAGATGCAAGACTTCTTCCTGGCTCATAAGGATGAGGAGTG GTTTCGGTCTAAGTACCACCCAGATGAGGTGGGGAAGCGTCGGCAGGAGGCCCGAGGGGCCCTGCAAAACCGACTAAGGGTGTTCCTGTCCCTCATGGAGAGTGGCTGGTTTGATAGTCTTCTGTTGGACATAGACAAAGCTGACGCCATTGTCAAGATGCTGGATGCAG CTGTGATTAAGATGGAAGGAGGCACAGAGAATGATCTGCGGAtcctggagcaggaggaggaggaggaacaggcAGGAAAGCCTGGGGAGCCCAGCAAGAAAGAGGAAGGCCGGGTCGGACCCGGCCTGGGCGATGGAGAGCGCAAGGCCAACGAAAAGGACGACAAGAGAGAAGACGGCAAGCAG GCTGAAAATGATGGTTCCAGTGATGACAAAACCAAGAAGTCTGAAGGCGATGGGGACAAAGACGAGAAGAAGGAAGACTCCGAGAAAGAAGCCAAAAAG AGCAGCAAGAAGCGGAACAGGAAGCACAGTGGCGATGACAGCTTTGACGAAGGCAGTGTGTCCGAGTCGGAGTCAGAGTCTGAGAGTGGCCAGGccgaggaggagaaggaggaggctg ATGAAACACTCAAGGAAAAGGAGAAGCccaaggaagaagagagggagaagccTAAGGACGCCCCTGGGCTGGAATGCAAACCCCGACCCTTGCATAAGACGTGCTCTCTCTTCATGCGCAACATCGCTCCCAACATCTCCCGGGCTGAGATCATTTCT CTTTGTAAACGATATCCAGGCTTTATGCGTGTGGCATTATCGGAGCCCCAGCcggagaggag GTTTTTCCGCCGTGGTTGGGTGACCTTTGACCGCAGCGTGAACATTAAGGAGATCTGTTGGAACCTGCAGAATATCCGA CTCCGGGAGTGTGAGCTGAGCCCAGGTGTGAACAGAGACCTGACTCGTCGCGTCCGCAACATCAATGGTATCACCCAGCACAAGCAGATCGTGCGCAACGACATCAAGCTGGCAGCCAAGCTGGTCCACACACTGGATGACAGGACCCAGCTCTGGGCCCCGGAACCCGGGACACCTGCCCTGCCGGCG AGTCTGCCCTCGCAGAACCCGATCTTGAAGAATATCACTGACTACCTGATTGAGGAGGTGAGCGCTGAAGAAGAGGAGCTGCTGGGGAGCAGTGGGGGGGCCCCTCCCGAGGAGCCTCCGAAGGAAGGGAATCCTGCAGAGATCAACGTGGAGCGGGATGAGAAGCTAATCAAG GTATTGGACAAACTCCTCCTTTATTTGCGCATCGTGCATTCCCTGGATTATTATAACACATGCGAGTACCCCAATGAGGATGAAATGCCCAACCGTTGTGGCATCATCCACGTTCGGGGGCCTATGCCACCCAACCGCATCAGTCACGGGGAAG TCCTAGAGTGGCAGAAGACATTTGAGGAGAAACTGACTCCGCTGCTGAGTGTGCGAGAATCTCTTTCAGAGGAAGAGGCCCAGAAGATGGGTCGCAAAGACCCTGAACAGGAAGTGGAAAAGTTTGTGACCTCCAACACCCAGGAACTGGGCAAGGATAAGTGGCTATGCCCTCTCAGTGGCAAGAAATTCAAG GGCCCCGAGTTTGTACGTAAACATATCTTCAATAAGCATGCAGAAAAGATTGAGGAAGTAAAGAAGGAAGTGGCCTTTTTTAACAACTTTCTCACTGATGCCAAGCGCCCTGCTCTGCCCGAGATCAAGCCGGCTCAGCCACCAGGCCCTGCCCAGA TACTCCCCCCAGGTCTGACTCCGGGACTTCCCTACCCACACCAGACTCCCCAGGGCCTGATGCCCTATGGTCAGCCCAGGCCCCCCATCTTGGGCTATGGAG CTGGTGCTGTTCGCCCTGCAGTCCCTACAGGAGGACCCCCATACCCCCATGCTCCCTATGGTGCTGGCCGAGGGAACTATGATGCCTTCCGAGGCCAGGGAGGTTACCCTGGGAAACCTCGAAACAG GATGGTCCGTGGAGACCCACGGGCCATTGTGGAATACCGTGACCTGGATGCTCCAGATGATGTTGACTTCTTTTGA
- the SRRT gene encoding serrate RNA effector molecule homolog isoform X3, protein MGDSDDEYDRRRRDKFRRERSDYDRSRERDERRRGDDWNDREWDRGRERRSRGEYRDYDRNRRERFSPPRHELSPPQKRMRRDWDEHSSDPYHSGYEMPYAGGGGGPAYGPPQPWGHPDVHIVQHPVLPIQARLGSIAEIDLGVPPPVMKTFKEFLLSLDDAVDETEAVKRYNDYKLDFRRQQMQDFFLAHKDEEWFRSKYHPDEVGKRRQEARGALQNRLRVFLSLMESGWFDSLLLDIDKADAIVKMLDAAVIKMEGGTENDLRILEQEEEEEQAGKPGEPSKKEEGRVGPGLGDGERKANEKDDKREDGKQAENDGSSDDKTKKSEGDGDKDEKKEDSEKEAKKSSKKRNRKHSGDDSFDEGSVSESESESESGQAEEEKEEADETLKEKEKPKEEEREKPKDAPGLECKPRPLHKTCSLFMRNIAPNISRAEIISLCKRYPGFMRVALSEPQPERRFFRRGWVTFDRSVNIKEICWNLQNIRLRECELSPGVNRDLTRRVRNINGITQHKQIVRNDIKLAAKLVHTLDDRTQLWAPEPGTPALPASLPSQNPILKNITDYLIEEVSAEEEELLGSSGGAPPEEPPKEGNPAEINVERDEKLIKVLDKLLLYLRIVHSLDYYNTCEYPNEDEMPNRCGIIHVRGPMPPNRISHGEVLEWQKTFEEKLTPLLSVRESLSEEEAQKMGRKDPEQEVEKFVTSNTQELGKDKWLCPLSGKKFKGPEFVRKHIFNKHAEKIEEVKKEVAFFNNFLTDAKRPALPEIKPAQPPGPAQILPPGLTPGLPYPHQTPQGLMPYGQPRPPILGYGAGAVRPAVPTGGPPYPHAPYGAGRGNYDAFRGQGGYPGKPRNR, encoded by the exons ATGGGTGACAGTGATGACGAGTATGATCGAAGGCGCAGGGACAAGTTTAGACGAGAGCGCAGCGACTACGACCGTTCCCGGGAGAGAGATGAAAGACGTCGAGGGGATGATTGGAATGACCG AGAGTGGGACCGTGGCCGGGAGCGCCGCAGTCGGGGCGAATATCGTGACTATGATCGGAATCGGCGAGAGCGCTTCTCCCCTCCCCGGCATGAGCTCAGCCCCCCGCAGAAGCGCATGCGGCGAGACTG GGATGAGCACAGCTCTGACCCATACCACAGTGGCTATGAGATGCCCTatgctggggggggtgggggcccagCTTATGGCCCCCCTCAGCCCTGGGGCCACCCAGACGTCCACATCGTGCAGCACCCTGTTCTGCCTATCCAGGCCAG GCTGGGCAGCATAGCAGAGATCGACTTGGGCGTGCCGCCCCCCGTGATGAAGACCTTCAAGGAGTTCCTGCTGTCCCTGGATGACGCTGTGGACGAGACTGAGGCGGTCAAGCGCTACAACGACTACAAGCTGGACTTCCGGAGGCAGCAGATGCAAGACTTCTTCCTGGCTCATAAGGATGAGGAGTG GTTTCGGTCTAAGTACCACCCAGATGAGGTGGGGAAGCGTCGGCAGGAGGCCCGAGGGGCCCTGCAAAACCGACTAAGGGTGTTCCTGTCCCTCATGGAGAGTGGCTGGTTTGATAGTCTTCTGTTGGACATAGACAAAGCTGACGCCATTGTCAAGATGCTGGATGCAG CTGTGATTAAGATGGAAGGAGGCACAGAGAATGATCTGCGGAtcctggagcaggaggaggaggaggaacaggcAGGAAAGCCTGGGGAGCCCAGCAAGAAAGAGGAAGGCCGGGTCGGACCCGGCCTGGGCGATGGAGAGCGCAAGGCCAACGAAAAGGACGACAAGAGAGAAGACGGCAAGCAG GCTGAAAATGATGGTTCCAGTGATGACAAAACCAAGAAGTCTGAAGGCGATGGGGACAAAGACGAGAAGAAGGAAGACTCCGAGAAAGAAGCCAAAAAG AGCAGCAAGAAGCGGAACAGGAAGCACAGTGGCGATGACAGCTTTGACGAAGGCAGTGTGTCCGAGTCGGAGTCAGAGTCTGAGAGTGGCCAGGccgaggaggagaaggaggaggctg ATGAAACACTCAAGGAAAAGGAGAAGCccaaggaagaagagagggagaagccTAAGGACGCCCCTGGGCTGGAATGCAAACCCCGACCCTTGCATAAGACGTGCTCTCTCTTCATGCGCAACATCGCTCCCAACATCTCCCGGGCTGAGATCATTTCT CTTTGTAAACGATATCCAGGCTTTATGCGTGTGGCATTATCGGAGCCCCAGCcggagaggag GTTTTTCCGCCGTGGTTGGGTGACCTTTGACCGCAGCGTGAACATTAAGGAGATCTGTTGGAACCTGCAGAATATCCGA CTCCGGGAGTGTGAGCTGAGCCCAGGTGTGAACAGAGACCTGACTCGTCGCGTCCGCAACATCAATGGTATCACCCAGCACAAGCAGATCGTGCGCAACGACATCAAGCTGGCAGCCAAGCTGGTCCACACACTGGATGACAGGACCCAGCTCTGGGCCCCGGAACCCGGGACACCTGCCCTGCCGGCG AGTCTGCCCTCGCAGAACCCGATCTTGAAGAATATCACTGACTACCTGATTGAGGAGGTGAGCGCTGAAGAAGAGGAGCTGCTGGGGAGCAGTGGGGGGGCCCCTCCCGAGGAGCCTCCGAAGGAAGGGAATCCTGCAGAGATCAACGTGGAGCGGGATGAGAAGCTAATCAAG GTATTGGACAAACTCCTCCTTTATTTGCGCATCGTGCATTCCCTGGATTATTATAACACATGCGAGTACCCCAATGAGGATGAAATGCCCAACCGTTGTGGCATCATCCACGTTCGGGGGCCTATGCCACCCAACCGCATCAGTCACGGGGAAG TCCTAGAGTGGCAGAAGACATTTGAGGAGAAACTGACTCCGCTGCTGAGTGTGCGAGAATCTCTTTCAGAGGAAGAGGCCCAGAAGATGGGTCGCAAAGACCCTGAACAGGAAGTGGAAAAGTTTGTGACCTCCAACACCCAGGAACTGGGCAAGGATAAGTGGCTATGCCCTCTCAGTGGCAAGAAATTCAAG GGCCCCGAGTTTGTACGTAAACATATCTTCAATAAGCATGCAGAAAAGATTGAGGAAGTAAAGAAGGAAGTGGCCTTTTTTAACAACTTTCTCACTGATGCCAAGCGCCCTGCTCTGCCCGAGATCAAGCCGGCTCAGCCACCAGGCCCTGCCCAGA TACTCCCCCCAGGTCTGACTCCGGGACTTCCCTACCCACACCAGACTCCCCAGGGCCTGATGCCCTATGGTCAGCCCAGGCCCCCCATCTTGGGCTATGGAG CTGGTGCTGTTCGCCCTGCAGTCCCTACAGGAGGACCCCCATACCCCCATGCTCCCTATGGTGCTGGCCGAGGGAACTATGATGCCTTCCGAGGCCAGGGAGGTTACCCTGGGAAACCTCGAAACAG ATGA